Genomic segment of Candidatus Methylomirabilota bacterium:
TCCTCACCGTGGAGTGCCTGTGCGCGTGCGAGCAGGCGCCCATGATGCAGGTGGATGATCGCTACGAGGGGCTGCTCACCAACGAGAAGGTCGACCGCATCCTCGGGGGGCTCGCCTGATGGACGAGAAGATCCTCTCGCGGAACTTCGACGTCCGCGACGCGCACACGCTCCGGGTGTACCGGGAGGCCGGCGGCTACAAGGGCTGGGAGAAGGCGCAGGGCATGGAGCCGGTCGCGCTGACCGAGGAGGTCAAGAAGTCCAACCTCCGCGGGCTCGGCGGCGCGGGCTTCCCGACCGGGGTGAAGTGGGGCTTCATCCCCAAGGGCTCGACAGCACCCAAGTACCTCGTGGTCAATGCCGACGAGGGCGAGCCGGGCACCTTCAAGGACCGCTACATCCTCGAGCGCGATCCCCACGCCCTCATCGAGGGCATGCTGATCGCGGCGCGTGCCATCGACTCGCGCCTGGGGTTCATCTACATCCGAGGCGAGTACGTGCAGCCCTGGCGGATCTTCAGCGCCGCCCTGAAGGAGGCGTACGACGCGGGCTTGGTGGGCCCGAGCGTGCCGGGCGGCGGCTTCGACATCGTCGTGCATCGTGGAGCGGGCGCCTACATCTGTGGCGAGGAGACGGGCCTGCTCTCCTCGCTCGAGGGCAAGAAGGGCTGGCCCAAGATCAAGCCCCCGTTCCCTGCGGTCAAGGGCGCCTTCGGGCAGCCGACCATCGTGAACAATGTCGAGACCCTCGCCTGCCTGCCCCACATCGTCTCGCGGGGCGGGGAGTGGTTCGCCGGGCTCGGCACCAAGTCCGAGGGCGGCACGCGGCTCTACTCGGTGTCCGGTCACGTCGTCCGCCCGGGCGTGGTGGAGGCGCCGGTGTCGGTGACGCTGCGCCAGCTCATCTACGAGCACTGCGGCGGGATCCGCGGCGGCCGGCCCCTCAAGGCGGTGGTGCCCGGTGGCTCCTCCGCGGCCATCCTCACCCCCGACGAGATCGACATTCCGATGGACGTGGACGGGCCCAAGAGCAAGGGCTCGATGATCGGCTCCGCCGGCGTGATCGTGATGGACGATACGGTTTCGATTCCCGACGCCCTCATGGTGGTCGCGCGCTTCTACGCCCACGAGTCGTGCGGGCAGTGCACGCCGTGCCGCGAGTCCACCGGCTGGATCTACAAGATGGCCCACCGGATCGTCGAGGGGAAGGGGCGCAAGGAGGACCTCGACACCATCCTGGACGTGGCCAAGCGCGGGGCCGGCACCACCATCTGCGCCTTCTACGACGGCGCCGTCGGGCCCTACATCAGCTACATCGAGAAGTTCCGCGAGGAGTTCGAGGCCCTGATCCGGAGCGGCGCGCATGCCTAAGCTGACCGTCAACGGCAAGGAGATCGAGGTCCCCGCG
This window contains:
- the nuoF gene encoding NADH-quinone oxidoreductase subunit NuoF, translating into MDEKILSRNFDVRDAHTLRVYREAGGYKGWEKAQGMEPVALTEEVKKSNLRGLGGAGFPTGVKWGFIPKGSTAPKYLVVNADEGEPGTFKDRYILERDPHALIEGMLIAARAIDSRLGFIYIRGEYVQPWRIFSAALKEAYDAGLVGPSVPGGGFDIVVHRGAGAYICGEETGLLSSLEGKKGWPKIKPPFPAVKGAFGQPTIVNNVETLACLPHIVSRGGEWFAGLGTKSEGGTRLYSVSGHVVRPGVVEAPVSVTLRQLIYEHCGGIRGGRPLKAVVPGGSSAAILTPDEIDIPMDVDGPKSKGSMIGSAGVIVMDDTVSIPDALMVVARFYAHESCGQCTPCRESTGWIYKMAHRIVEGKGRKEDLDTILDVAKRGAGTTICAFYDGAVGPYISYIEKFREEFEALIRSGAHA